A genomic region of Glycine max cultivar Williams 82 chromosome 15, Glycine_max_v4.0, whole genome shotgun sequence contains the following coding sequences:
- the LOC100816530 gene encoding RHOMBOID-like protein 5, whose amino-acid sequence MGKKPPHLSDVEAARNPPSPPPTFHVPLPSMWFPWLVPLIFLATIAMFVYTMYENDCPAYLDEEVCLFSQYLGRFSFQPFRENPLLGPAIRTLRLLGALEKELVVDQNEVWRFFSCMFLHAGVVHLLANMFSLLFIGVRLEKEFGFLKIGLLYVLSGFGGSVLSVLHLKESEANTVSVGASGALFGLLGAMLSELLTNWSIYANKCAALTSLLIIVGLNLAVGFLPHVDNSAHVGGFLAGYFLGFVLLMRPQYGYVNRKYIPPGYDVKRKSKYKWYQYFFLIMSVIILLLGYAYGLAKLYIEKSPENFPFLESYPR is encoded by the exons ATGGGGAAGAAGCCGCCGCACCTGTCTGACGTTGAGGCGGCCCGCAACCCCCCGTCACCGCCGCCTACTTTCCATGTGCCACTGCCTTCCATGTGGTTCCCGTGGTTGGTACCACTCATTTTTTTGGCCACCATTGCAATGTTCGTGTATACCATGTATGAAAATGATTGCCCTGCCTACTTAGATGAAGAGGTTTGCCTTTTCTCTCAATATCTCGGCAGGTTCTCCTTCCAACCTTTCAGGGAAAACCCTCTCCTTGGCCCTGCCATCCGCac GCTGCGGCTGTTAGGAGCCCTTGAAAAGGAACTAGTGGTGGACCAAAATGAAGTATGGCGCTTTTTTTCCTGTATGTTTCTTCACGCTGGAGTCGTGCATTTACTAGCCAATATGTTCAGTCTTCTGTTTATAGGCGTTCGGCTTGAGAAGGAATTCGGATTTT TGAAAATTGGATTGTTATATGTGCTTTCTGGTTTTGGCGGAAGTGTGTTGTCTGTTTTGCATTTGAAAGAATCTGAAGCTAATACCGTATCAGTTGGCGCATCCGGTGCGCTATTTGGTCTTCTGGGAGCCATGCTTTCTGAGCTTCTGACTAACTGGAGTATCTATGCAAATAAG TGTGCAGCTCTTACAAGCCTATTGATCATTGTTGGCCTAAATTTGGCTGTTGGATTTCTACCTCATGTGGACAATTCAGCTCACGTAGGAGGGTTCTTGGCAGGATATTTCCTCGGTTTTGTTCTTTTAATGCGTCCTCAATATGGATACGTAAATCGCAAATATATACCTCCAGGATATGATGTGAAGCGTAAATCCAAGTACAAATGGTATCAATATTTCTTCCTGATCATGTCAGTGATCATCTTACTGCTCGG ATATGCGTATGGCCTAGCTAAGCTGTACATAGAAAAGTCACCGGAGAATTTTCCCTTCCTAGAGAGTTATCCACGATGA
- the LOC100817594 gene encoding DCC family protein At1g52590, chloroplastic, which yields LTLTHPFSSYNCYCWVKILARDTGVCNLCNGCVKFVRDNDRNKTIRYESLQSEAGKLLLRRSGKAPDDISSVVLVEKERSFIKSEAVLKIMEYIDLPFPQLAILLQFVPLFIRDFVYDNVANNRYQIFGRSESCEI from the exons TTAACCCTCACTCATCCTTTTTCTTCATACAATTGCTACTGTTGGGTGAAAATTCTTGCTCGTGACACAGGAGTATGCAACTTGTGCAATGGGTGTGTGAAGTTCGTTCGTGATAACGATCGAAATAA GACAATTAGATATGAATCTCTTCAGAGTGAAGCGGGTAAATTGTTACTCAGGAGATCAGGAAAAGCTCCTGATGATATCTCAAGTGTTGTACTTGTTGAAAAGGAAAG ATCCTTCATAAAGTCAGAAGCCGTGCTGAAGATAATGGAATATATAGACTTACCCTTTCCACAGCTTGCAATTCTTCTTCAATTTGTGCCTCT GTTTATCAGAGATTTTGTTTATGACAATGTTGCAAACAATCGTTACCAAATTTTTGGTCGTTCAGAATCATGTGAAATATAG
- the LOC100797511 gene encoding LOW QUALITY PROTEIN: signal peptidase complex catalytic subunit SEC11A (The sequence of the model RefSeq protein was modified relative to this genomic sequence to represent the inferred CDS: substituted 2 bases at 2 genomic stop codons), with translation MGWIGESVDSIKSLQIRQVLTQAVSLGLXFCLXHMIVTSALIIWKALMCITGSESPVVVVLSESMEPGFKRGDILFLHMNRDPIRAGEIVVFNVDGREIPIVHRVIMVHDRKDTGEVDVLTKGDKNDVDDRLLYVHGQLWLQRHHVMGRAVGFLPYVGWVTIIMTEKPIIKYILISALGLLVITSKD, from the exons aTGGGTTGGATCGGCGAGAGTGTGGATTCCATTAAATCTCTTCAGATCCGTCAGGTCCTCACCCAGGCGGTTAGCCTCG GTTTATAATTTTGCTTGTAACACATGATTGTTACGTCTGCACTGATCATATGGAAGGCATTGATGTGCATTACTGGCAGTGAATCtcctgttgttgttgttctttctGAAAGCATGGAACCCGGCTTCAAGCGGGGAGACATCTTATTCTTGCATATGAATCGAGATCCCATTCGGGCAGGGGAGATTGTTGTCTTTAATGTCGat gGACGTGAGATTCCAATTGTTCATCGTGTAATTATG GTACATGACAGGAAAGATACTGGGGAGGTTGATGTTCTCACGAAAG GAGACAAGAATGATGTGGATGACAGGCTACTGTATGTTCACGGTCAGCTTTGGCTGCAAAGGCACCACGTTATGGGTAGAGCTGTCGG GTTCTTACCTTACGTAGGCTGGGTGACCATCATTATGACTGAAAAGCCTATTATCAAG TATATTCTCATTAGTGCTTTGGGGCTGCTCGTGATAACTTCAAAAGATTAA